One window of the ANME-2 cluster archaeon genome contains the following:
- a CDS encoding DNA polymerase sliding clamp: MFKAIIESEKLKETIEAVSSIVDEAKLNLTPDGLTIRAVDPANVAMVSLTMKSSAFEQFTATDGELGVDLNRLNDIMGMAEKAETVELELEEESHKLVIRMSGLTYKIALLDPSSIRKEPKIPQLDLPASITLTGNDMKRAVKAAEKVSDHISMGVDGEIFYLEAEGDSDRMRLDMQKDQLIGMKSGVAHSLFSLDYLSDMVKSAGKANEVTLELGKDFPVKINFKIAGGSGDVNYLLAPRIESD, translated from the coding sequence ATGTTCAAGGCAATTATAGAATCTGAAAAACTCAAAGAAACCATCGAAGCCGTTTCAAGTATTGTTGATGAAGCTAAACTAAACCTGACTCCGGATGGCCTGACCATACGGGCTGTGGACCCTGCCAATGTGGCAATGGTATCCCTGACCATGAAATCCAGTGCCTTTGAGCAATTCACGGCCACAGACGGCGAACTGGGTGTGGACCTGAACCGGCTCAACGATATTATGGGTATGGCAGAAAAGGCAGAGACCGTTGAACTGGAACTGGAAGAAGAGTCCCATAAACTGGTGATACGGATGAGCGGCCTGACCTATAAAATCGCCCTTCTTGACCCTTCATCCATACGAAAGGAACCAAAAATACCCCAGCTGGACCTTCCCGCTTCGATCACATTAACAGGTAATGACATGAAACGTGCCGTCAAGGCTGCAGAAAAAGTGTCAGACCATATAAGTATGGGCGTGGACGGTGAGATATTCTACCTTGAAGCAGAAGGTGATTCGGACCGGATGCGCCTTGATATGCAAAAGGACCAGCTTATCGGTATGAAATCAGGGGTTGCACACTCACTTTTTTCTCTTGACTACCTGTCAGATATGGTAAAATCAGCCGGAAAGGCCAATGAGGTCACACTTGAACTGGGCAAAGACTTCCCTGTCAAGATCAATTTCAAGATCGCAGGTGGTAGCGGTGATGTGAATTACCTGCTTGCACCCAGGATAGAGTCGGACTAA